The DNA segment GAGATTCCGGCCTACCTGAAGGACGCTCTGAAGGGCTTTAACCCGAAGAGCTTCAAGGTGGAAACCCAGAGGCTCGATAAAACCTTCCTCAAGACCTCCATGGGGATAAACCGCGAGATCGGAGCTTTTATAGTCGAGAACTTCGGCTGGAAGGTCGACCTCAAGAACCCTGAGCTCGTCGTCGGAATAGAGATAATAGCCGGGAAGGCCTACGTATTCCTCGAAAAGCTCAGGGGCGTTGGAGGTTTGCCCGTTGGCACTCAGGGAAAGGTCGTCGTTCTGCTGAGCGGGGGCATAGATTCTCCCGTTGCCGCTTTCCTCATGCTCAAGAGGGGCGCAGGAGTCATTGCGGTGCACTTTGACCAGGGGCTGAACGCGAGAAACGTTGTCGAGAAGGTCGTTGATATACTTGAGGATTACTCCCCGGAGCCGATAGAGCTGATAGTGGAGAACCACTTTGAGATTCTGAAGCCCTACGTGAAGGCCCTCATCGAGGCGGGAAAGGGGGAGTGGACGTGCGTGGTCTGTAAAGTTGCAATGCTGAGAAGGGCTGCGGAGATAGCGAGGGAAAAGGGCGCACTCGGGATAGTGACCGGCGACAGCCTCGGACAGGTGGCCTCGCAAACCCTCTCGAACCTGTATTTCGAGACGATGAGCGTGCGCTTCCCGGTTCACAGGCCCCTCCTCGGCATGGACAAGGAGGAGATAGTGGCGATAGCCAGGAGGATAGGTACTTATCAGGCGTTCCTTGAGTATCCCTACTGCGACTGTCCGTTCCGGCCGGACAGGGTCGTCACAAGCGGGAAGCTTGAGGAGTTTCAGCACGTGCTTGAGGTGCTGGAGCGGGAAGGGCTGGTATGAGGAAAGCTTTTAAAGTAACCGGGTGTAACTATATCTGGAGGTGGTGGAGATGCTGAGCGAAAAGATGCTCGAAGCCCTCAACGAGCAGCTGAACAGGGAGCTTTATTCGGCCTACCTGTACTTCTCGATGGCTGCCTATTTTGAGGACATGAACCTTGAGGGCTTCGCCAACTGGATGAAGGCCCAGGCCGAGGAGGAGCTTGGCCATGCCCTGAGGTTCTACAACTACATCTACGACAGAAACGGCAGGGTCGAACTGAAGGCCATCCCGGAGCCACCAAAGGAGTGGGAGTCACCGCTTGCCGCATTTGAGGCTGCCTACGAGCACGAGCAGTTAATAAGCAAGTGCATAAACGAGCTTGCCGCACTGGCCGAAGAGGAGAAGGACTACTCGACGAGGGCCTTCCTTGAGTGGTTCATAAACGAGCAGGTCGAGGAGGAGGCGAGCGTCAAAAAGATAGTCGATAAGCTCAAGTTCGCGAAGGGCAGCCCGCAGGTTCTCTTCATGCTCGATCAGGAGCTCGGCCAGAGGGCGCCAAAGCTTCCGGGGCTTCTCCTTCAGGCTGGGGGCTGATTTTCTTCCTTTTGTCCCGTTTTGCATCCTTTGATTACCCACATTTGTGAAGAAAGGTTTTAAAAGTGTACTTTTCTACCCAAACGCGGGTAAAGAAAAACGGTGATGCTCATGCTGAAAGTGGAAAATCTCCATGCTAAGGTTGCCGATAAGGAAATTCTGAAGGGAGTGGATTTTGAACTGGCCTCCGGCGAGCTTCACATCGTCATGGGGCCCAACGGAAGCGGAAAGAGCACGCTGGCTTTAACGATAGCCGGACATCCGAGGTACAGCGTTACCGAGGGGAGGATACTGTTCGGCGGGGAGGACATAACCGGGGCAAAGCCCGAGGAGAGGGCCAGGAAGGGCATCTTCCTCAGCTTCCAGCATCCGGTTGAGGTCGAGGGCGTCAAGGTCATCAACTTCCTCCAGAGGACGCTGAAGAACCTGCAAGGGATAGACGAGGTTGAGGCCTACGACAGGATTTTCCAGGCCGTGGAGGAGCTGGGCCTCGACAGTTCAATGCTCTCCAGAGAGCTCAACGTCGGCTTCTCCGGCGGTGAGAGGAAGAAGCTGGAGATGCTTCAGGCTTACCTCGTGAAGCCCAAACTGCTCATCCTCGACGAGCCGGACAGCGGTGTGGACGTTGATTCCCTCAAGGTCATCGCCGGGGTGATAGCCAAGCTGCACAGCGAGGGAACGGCGATACTTCTCATCACCCACTACGGAAGAATACTGGAGTACCTGAACCCCCAGAAGGTGCACGTGCTGAAGGACGGAAAGCTGGTGGTTTCCGGCGGAATGGAGCTTGTAAAGCTCATAGAGGAGAAGGGCTTCGCGGCGGTGGGTGGTAATGGCACAGCAGTCAAGGCTTGAAGAGATACTCAAGGCGGGTTCCCTCGAGGAGATCCTTGGCACCGCAGTCCCTTACCCGAAGGAGATCGAGCTTAGGGGCGAGATCACCGAGGACGCCGTCAGGGAGATATCCCGCATAAAGAACGAGCCCGAGTGGATGCTCAGGCACCGCCTTAAGGCCCTTGAGCTGTTCCAGAAACTGCCGATGCCCAGGTGGGTGGTCGGAATCGAGGAGCTTGACCTGGAGAGCTTCTCCCTCTACTCAAAGCCAGAGGTGAGCAGCGAGGTTAAGGACTGGGACGACCTGCCAGAGAACATCAGGAAGACCTTTGAGAGGCTCAACATCCCGGAGATAGAGAAGAAATTCCTGTCCGGCCTGACGGCGGTGTTCGACAGCGAGAGCGTCTACTCTCAGCTCAAGGAGGAGTTCGAGAAGAAGGGCATAATAATGGTGCCGATGGAGGAAGCGGTTCAGAAGTACCCGGACATCGTCAAGCGCTACTTCGGAAAAGTCTTTCCGCCGGGGGAGCACAAGTTTTCAGCTTTACACCACGCCCTCTGGAGCGGTGGGGCCTTCGTCTACATCCCGAAGGGGGTGAGGGTTCCCTTCCCAATTGAGGCCTTCTTCGTCATAGGCTCGGCTTTGGAGGGCCAGTTCGAGCACACCCTCCTAATAGCGGACGAGGGGAGCTACGTCCACTTCATAGAGGGCTGTTCGGCACCGATGTACAAGGGCTTCTCCTTCCACGACGGCATGGTAGAGATTTACGCCCACAGGAACGCCACAGTCAAGTTCACCACCATACAGAACTGGAGCCGGAACGTTATCAACTTCAACAACAAGAGGGCGATAATCGAGGAGAACGCCTACGTTGAGTGGATAGAGGGCAGCATAGGGAGCCACATAACCTACACCTACCCGTCAAGCGTCCTGAAGGGAGAAGGGGCGAGGACAGCTCAATACGTGGTCTCGCTAAGCAACGGACCCTACCTCAAGGACACCGGCGCCAAAACCTGGCATCTGGCTCCAAACACCAGCTCGAAGATAGTCTCAAAGAGCATAAGCGCCAACGGCGGGACGAACATCTACCGCGGGCTGGTGAGAATAATGAAAGGCGCCAAGAACTCGACGGCAACGGTGTCCTGTGACTCCCTCATCCTCGACGAGGAGAGCAAGGCCTACACCTACCCGCACAACCAGAACGACGAGTCTTCAGCGAGCATAATCCACGAGGCAACGACCGGAAAGCTCGGCGAGGACAAGCTCTTCTACATGAACTCCCGCGGCATAAGCGAGGAAGAGGCGAAGAGCCTAATAATCCTCGGCTTCATCAGCGAAATTCTCGAAGGACTTCCCTTCGAGTACGTCGAGGTTCTCAAGAAGGTCATAGAGCTGGAGTTCAGCGAGGTTGGGGGTGTTGGGTGATGCGCTCTAACGAGCTCTCTAACGAGCGTCCTTTCGGACTCTCTAACGAGCACATTATAACCCGTGAGGCACTTGAAAAGCTCACCTATCAGAAGTACGGCGACAGCCCGACGATAAGGAGCTACACGAAGTGGAAGCTCTTCGAGGAGAACTCCCCTTTAAAGCTCCCGACGGAGGCCAAAGCAGGGGAGGTTCTGGTTAGGGGGCACGTCACCCTTTCGGGAAGCGAGGCGAGCTTTGATCTGCCCAATGGAGTCGAGCTTACAGAGGGGACACTCGGACTATCGCAGCCCGAGGAGTCGAGGATACTGGGCTTCCACTTCTACGCCCTCAAAAAGGCCTACAGGCTCAAGATCAGGGAAAACCTCGCCGAACCGCTCGTGATAGTCTCCCACCTCTCGGAGAGAGCTTTCATAAGCCACCACCTGAGCATAGAGGTCGAGAACGCCAGAGTGCCGATCATCATCTACGATATGGCCGAGGATGGAACTAAGTCCTTCGTGGTTGAGCTGAAGGCCAGAAACGCGGAGATAGAGCTTCTCACCATTGGGAAGCACAAAAGCCTCTCTCATTACCTCTTGAGGGCAAGCCTGGCAGGGAAGAGCAGGGTTAAAGCCTTCACCGTGGTTCACGGCGGCAGGATGAGCCACCACCGCGAGGACTATTCTCTCGAAGGGGCTGGGAGCGAGCTGTTCCTGAGGGGAATACCCATAGGTATAGGCTCGGCCGTTGACTACCTAACCAACGTCCTCCAGCACGGAGAAAAAACGGTGAGCGAGACCAGAGTCCACGGCTTTTCCTACAGGGATGGCTGGACGGTCCACAGGGGAACCGCCAAGGTCTTCGAGAGGGCCAGAAACTCATCGAGCGTCGTGGTCTCGGAGGTGACCATAATGGACGAGGGTTCCCTCGGCGTGAGTGTGCCGATGCTCGAAGTGGACACGGGGGAGATAGAGAACGCCTCCCACTCCTCCTCGGTCAGACAGTTCGACGAGGACGCGCTGTTTTACCTCCGCTCCCGCGGGCTAGACAGGGAGGAGGCGCTGAGCCTTTTCGTGCACGGCATAGGGGAGGCCCTCAGCTCCCACCTCGAAAGGCTCCGGAGCAAGGCGAGGAGCAGTGTGATGAGCCTTACTGAGGAACTTCTGTGAGTTTTTCCCCTTTCCCGTTTCTTCCTTGGAATTTGGACTGTGATCCTAATCTGGATTAGAACTAAGTCGCGAATTAAGAATCAATAGTGGAGGTCCCAACTTGAAACTCATTATGCTCTGTGCCATACGTCCAAGATTACTTCCGAAAATTTTATAATCATGACTCGAGTATACTCGAGTAGGTGAAAAGAATGGCCGAAGCACCAGCTCTTGAGAAAATAAAAAAGTTGGGCCAAGTTATTACTCCCTTTGAAATTGCAGAATTTCTCGTTAATTGGGCGATAAAAAGTCCTAAAGACTTGGTACTCGAACCCAGCTGTGGGGATGGTGTTTTTTAAGGGCGGCAATCAGGCGGTTGATGGAACTCGGTGCTTTGCCAGAAGACGTGTCTAAACAGGTTTATGGGATAGAAATAGATTCCGAAATACTTGAAAAGACTAAAAAACTTCTTTTGGCTGAGTTTTCTTTTGTACCCACCTTGATAAATGCAGATTTTTTTGATCTGGAACCCCCAAGAGGCCAGCAGACCCTGAATAACTTGCTTACAGCCCCCAGAATTCCAAAGGTAGACGTCGTCGTTGGGAACCCTCCGTACATTAGATATCAATCTTTTTTGGGAAAAACCAGAGAGAAGGCTCTCAGAACGGCCCTCGAAGAGGGGGTTAAGCTCCCCGAACTGACTGCCTCGTGGGTTCCATTCGTAATTCATGCAGAGAAGTTTCTTAAAAAAGATGGCCGTCTTGCAATGGTACTTCCTTCGAAACTTCTCCACGTTGGATATGCAAAACCATTTAGAAAATGGCTTCTGAAGAAGTTTTCTAACATCACAATAATCTCGTTTGAGAGGAGGGTATTCCCAAGCATTCTCGAAGATACAGTTTTGCTCTTAGCCAGCAAATCTGGACCCTACGGGGTTCGATTTATAGAAGTTACTGATAAACGGGAGCTCTCTGGGTTGGATTTAGAGTCTTCGAATTTCCTGCTCACACACCCGAATCCCGATGAAAAATGGACAAAATATATGCTCCCGCAAAGCCTGGGGGGTTCCCTAGCAGAAGTGCTTAACAAAGTTAGAGAGAGGGCTATTCCTCTTGGAGAGATGGGGATAGTAACAATCGGAGTCGTAACGGGAAGCAACGAGTTCTTTACTTTAACAGAGGAAGAAGCAAACTCGTGGGGAATTGAGAAAGAGTACCTAATACCCTTAATCTCTCGGGCTGAACAAATACCCGGAGTTGAAGTTACCAACTCTGACTGGGAGCTTATCAAAAAGCTCGGCCAGAAGTGCTATCTTCTGTATGTTACAAAACCATGGGACGAACTGGGGTCTGGAGTAAGGGAATACCTCACCAAAAAAGGGGAGGAGCTTAACGTTAGATCTCGCTACAAAGTTAGAATAAGAAAAACATGGTATACCGTGCC comes from the Thermococcus celericrescens genome and includes:
- the sufC gene encoding Fe-S cluster assembly ATPase SufC — protein: MLKVENLHAKVADKEILKGVDFELASGELHIVMGPNGSGKSTLALTIAGHPRYSVTEGRILFGGEDITGAKPEERARKGIFLSFQHPVEVEGVKVINFLQRTLKNLQGIDEVEAYDRIFQAVEELGLDSSMLSRELNVGFSGGERKKLEMLQAYLVKPKLLILDEPDSGVDVDSLKVIAGVIAKLHSEGTAILLITHYGRILEYLNPQKVHVLKDGKLVVSGGMELVKLIEEKGFAAVGGNGTAVKA
- the sufB gene encoding Fe-S cluster assembly protein SufB; translation: MAQQSRLEEILKAGSLEEILGTAVPYPKEIELRGEITEDAVREISRIKNEPEWMLRHRLKALELFQKLPMPRWVVGIEELDLESFSLYSKPEVSSEVKDWDDLPENIRKTFERLNIPEIEKKFLSGLTAVFDSESVYSQLKEEFEKKGIIMVPMEEAVQKYPDIVKRYFGKVFPPGEHKFSALHHALWSGGAFVYIPKGVRVPFPIEAFFVIGSALEGQFEHTLLIADEGSYVHFIEGCSAPMYKGFSFHDGMVEIYAHRNATVKFTTIQNWSRNVINFNNKRAIIEENAYVEWIEGSIGSHITYTYPSSVLKGEGARTAQYVVSLSNGPYLKDTGAKTWHLAPNTSSKIVSKSISANGGTNIYRGLVRIMKGAKNSTATVSCDSLILDEESKAYTYPHNQNDESSASIIHEATTGKLGEDKLFYMNSRGISEEEAKSLIILGFISEILEGLPFEYVEVLKKVIELEFSEVGGVG
- the thiI gene encoding tRNA uracil 4-sulfurtransferase ThiI, with protein sequence MIIVRYGEVGIKGGKRREFERKLRDNVLAALRRKGIEGRAKIIRGRILVDAPDEAAQIIAKVPGVVSVSPAREMDYEEIPAYLKDALKGFNPKSFKVETQRLDKTFLKTSMGINREIGAFIVENFGWKVDLKNPELVVGIEIIAGKAYVFLEKLRGVGGLPVGTQGKVVVLLSGGIDSPVAAFLMLKRGAGVIAVHFDQGLNARNVVEKVVDILEDYSPEPIELIVENHFEILKPYVKALIEAGKGEWTCVVCKVAMLRRAAEIAREKGALGIVTGDSLGQVASQTLSNLYFETMSVRFPVHRPLLGMDKEEIVAIARRIGTYQAFLEYPYCDCPFRPDRVVTSGKLEEFQHVLEVLEREGLV
- a CDS encoding SufD family Fe-S cluster assembly protein; this encodes MRSNELSNERPFGLSNEHIITREALEKLTYQKYGDSPTIRSYTKWKLFEENSPLKLPTEAKAGEVLVRGHVTLSGSEASFDLPNGVELTEGTLGLSQPEESRILGFHFYALKKAYRLKIRENLAEPLVIVSHLSERAFISHHLSIEVENARVPIIIYDMAEDGTKSFVVELKARNAEIELLTIGKHKSLSHYLLRASLAGKSRVKAFTVVHGGRMSHHREDYSLEGAGSELFLRGIPIGIGSAVDYLTNVLQHGEKTVSETRVHGFSYRDGWTVHRGTAKVFERARNSSSVVVSEVTIMDEGSLGVSVPMLEVDTGEIENASHSSSVRQFDEDALFYLRSRGLDREEALSLFVHGIGEALSSHLERLRSKARSSVMSLTEELL
- a CDS encoding ferritin, whose protein sequence is MLSEKMLEALNEQLNRELYSAYLYFSMAAYFEDMNLEGFANWMKAQAEEELGHALRFYNYIYDRNGRVELKAIPEPPKEWESPLAAFEAAYEHEQLISKCINELAALAEEEKDYSTRAFLEWFINEQVEEEASVKKIVDKLKFAKGSPQVLFMLDQELGQRAPKLPGLLLQAGG
- a CDS encoding Eco57I restriction-modification methylase domain-containing protein gives rise to the protein MELGALPEDVSKQVYGIEIDSEILEKTKKLLLAEFSFVPTLINADFFDLEPPRGQQTLNNLLTAPRIPKVDVVVGNPPYIRYQSFLGKTREKALRTALEEGVKLPELTASWVPFVIHAEKFLKKDGRLAMVLPSKLLHVGYAKPFRKWLLKKFSNITIISFERRVFPSILEDTVLLLASKSGPYGVRFIEVTDKRELSGLDLESSNFLLTHPNPDEKWTKYMLPQSLGGSLAEVLNKVRERAIPLGEMGIVTIGVVTGSNEFFTLTEEEANSWGIEKEYLIPLISRAEQIPGVEVTNSDWELIKKLGQKCYLLYVTKPWDELGSGVREYLTKKGEELNVRSRYKVRIRKTWYTVPGVRSPDLFMSYMSHEVPKMASNEIVVNERKATSTNTIHQIFLKRKLEPRLLSTLFYNSLTLLSAELVGRFYGGGVLKIEPKEAEKILIPMPEEPKEILDISSKVDRLLRAKRTTDAVAIVNEVALEGELGLKPRDVEVIEEAWKRPQERRMKKSLG